One genomic segment of Mytilus trossulus isolate FHL-02 chromosome 4, PNRI_Mtr1.1.1.hap1, whole genome shotgun sequence includes these proteins:
- the LOC134713737 gene encoding universal stress protein Sll1388-like, which translates to MSGEERTVVVAMDGSEHAENAFNWYVKNGFRSSDRLVIVYCAEYNRINSQPVTLMSVDPTLVTNLVAQEEEHVKEIAEKFNALVKKHKINGKVVRVNGDAGPGIVDVANREKAVYVVVGSRGLGKIRRTLLGSVSDYVLHHSLVPVIVCKNEND; encoded by the exons atgtccGGAGAAGAAAGAACCGTAGTGGTGGCAATGGATGGAAGTGAACATGCGGAAAATGCATTTAACT GGTACGTAAAGAATGGTTTTAGATCAAGTGACAGACTGGTAATTGTTTATTGCGCAGAATACAATCGCATAAATTCACAAC CTGTAACATTGATGTCTGTAGACCCGACTCTAGTTACAAATCTTGTGGCACAAGAAGAAGAACATGTAAAGGAAATAGCAGAGAAATTCAACGCTCTCGTAAAAAAGCATAAG ataaatgGTAAAGTAGTACGAGTTAACGGCGATGCAGGGCCAGGTATTGTTGATGTGGCAAATAGAGAGAAAGCGGTATATGTAGTTGTCGGAAGTAGGGGACTGGGTAAAATACGGAGAACATTATTAGGTAGCGTTAGTGACTATGTTTTGCATCATTCACTCGTTCCTGTAATAGTgtgtaaaaatgaaaacgatTAG